From the genome of Ahaetulla prasina isolate Xishuangbanna chromosome 15, ASM2864084v1, whole genome shotgun sequence, one region includes:
- the LOC131185841 gene encoding acyl-CoA dehydrogenase family member 11-like isoform X2: protein MEAPWIGNPYLEDPFLQGYLRAHLPAQVFAEVNIDLEQFGARVKDEIHFLGRECELNPPKLLHFDAWGRRVDQVTTCHAWKRLKDISAEERLVAEGYKRRYFCWSRVHQAAKLYLFAISSACYMSPLAMTDGAAKVIESLGIPKPLEEAYARLTSGDPKTFWISGQWMTERKGGSDVGGGTETVARELPDGSYSLHGFKWFTSAADSDMTLTLARIVGPDGQIKQGSRGLSLFYLKIYEDGKLNSIKIQRLKEKLGTRALPTAELLLDGARAHLISKEGQGIPYIVNMMNITRIYNAVAAAGSMRRMVDLARDYATKRVAFGKPLKDHPLHMQTLARMEVQSQAAFLLVMEVARLLGLEETKVATEQEKHLLRLLTPLTKLYTAKQAVAVASEGLECFGGQGFMEDTGLPVILRDSQVLSIWEGTTNILSLDVLRCILKSQGKALDVFFSTAQSWRE, encoded by the exons ATGGAGGCGCCTTGGATAGGGAACCCCTATCTGGAAGAccccttcctccagggttacCTGAGAGCCCATCTGCCCGCCCAG GTGTTTGCCGAAGTGAACATTGACCTGGAACAGTTCGGAGCTCGTGTGAAAGATGAAATTCACTTTCTGGGCCGTGAGTGTGAGCTAAACCCTCCTAAATTATTGCATTTTGATGCCTGGGGACGACGTGTGGACCAAGTGACCACTTGCCACGCCTGGAAGAGGCTGAAGGACATCTCTGCTGAGGAGAGGCTTGTGGCTGAAGGTTATAAAAGGAGATATTTCTGTTGGAG CCGTGTTCATCAAGCTGCCAAGCTGTATCTTTTTGCAATTTCTTCTGCTTGCTACATGTCCCCTCTAGCCATGACTGATGGAGCAGCAAAAGTAATTGAG TCTTTAGGTATCCCAAAACCCCTGGAAGAAGCCTATGCGCGTTTGACATCAGGTGACCCCAAGACATTCTGGATCTCCGGCCAATGGATGACTGAACGCAAAGGCGGCTCTGATGTTG GAGGTGGAACAGAAACTGTTGCACGGGAACTTCCAGATGGCTCCTACAGCCTGCACGGATTCAAATGGTTCACATCAGCGGCTGATTCAGACATGACGCTGACCCTGGCGAGGATCGTGGGCCCTGATGGGCAGATAAAACAG GGCTCCCGAGGCCTCTCGCTCTTCTACCTGAAAATATATGAGGATGGGAAGCTGAACAGCATAAAAATACAACGGCTGAAAGAGAAGCTGGGCACGAGGGCGTTGCCAACGGCAGAGCTGTTGCTGGATGGAGCTCGAGCACATCTG ATCTCCAAGGAAGGCCAGGGGATACCTTACATCGTCAACATGATGAACATCACTAGGATCTATAATGCTGTGGCTGCAGCAGGAAGTATGAGAAG AATGGTCGACCTGGCACGGGATTACGCCACCAAAAGGGTAGCCTTTGGAAAACCCCTCAAAGATCACCCTTTGCACATGCAAACTCTGGCACGAATGGAG GTGCAAAGCCAAGCAGCGTTCCTGCTGGTGATGGAGGTGGCGAGACTGCTTGGCCTGGAAGAAACGAAGGTGGCGACGGAGCAAGAGAAGCACCTGCTGAGGCTGCTCACCCCTCTCACTAAACTTTATACTGCAAAGCAG GCTGTCGCTGTGGCCTCGGAAGGCCTGGAGTGTTTCGGAGGACAGGGTTTCATGGAAGACACAGGCCTGCCTGTTATTCTTCGGGATAGCCAG GTACTATCAATCTGGGAGGGAACCACAAACATCCTGTCCCTGGATGTTCTGCGCTGCATTCTCAAGAGCCAAGGAAAAGCACTGGATGTCTTTTTCTCCACTGCCCAG